Proteins encoded by one window of Primulina huaijiensis isolate GDHJ02 chromosome 1, ASM1229523v2, whole genome shotgun sequence:
- the LOC140981736 gene encoding uncharacterized protein — MKESNPTDAIGQNLIKFISDVCFSVFVFSVLIFTVIAITYQPPDPWESSRTLTKVFTEVENATFQTDTSVLKTGEDIAAAAPVAMPEGSLAPITEATIEKSEEGLTETVAFKSGCEGVAVVNCSDPRVLTAIQRFNLKTYKVIAFLEYQTPVNGSNPDECDVAWRFRNKKEKSWRKYRDFRRFKMGFVDDCAYKVVRPGRWHSGVNARRSRIRLNPSTDNEKTKVPAIMDDDINDTIPVLASDSAFRKGRYLYYSRGGDYCKGMNHYLWSFLCALGEARYLNRTFVMDLSMCLASTYTQTHKDEEGKDFRFYFDFEHLKEVTSIVEEGEFLRDWKRLDKSHGMKIPVRKVASYKVTPMQLKKDKSTIIWRQFDTPEPENYWYRVCEGPAAKYIERPWQALWKSKRLMNIVSAISGSMDWDFDAVHVVRGEKTQNKEMWPHLDADTSPDAIVSKLQGIIEPWRNLYIATNEPFENYFDKLRSHYKVHLLEDYNHLWGNTSEWYNETTNLNRGQTVEFDGYMRVEVDTEVLYRSKTRVETFYNLTKDCKDGINTCETG, encoded by the coding sequence ATGAAGGAATCGAATCCGACCGACGCCATTGGCCAAAATCTGATAAAGTTTATAAGCGATGTGTGTTTCTCGGTTTTCGTATTTTCAGTGCTAATTTTTACTGTAATTGCCATCACATACCAACCCCCTGATCCATGGGAGTCCTCCAGAACACTAACTAAGGTATTCACGGAAGTTGAAAATGCTACTTTTCAAACCGACACTTCTGTCCTAAAAACTGGCGAGGACattgctgctgctgctcctgTGGCAATGCCTGAGGGATCACTGGCACCTATTACTGAAGCTACGATAGAGAAATCTGAAGAGGGACTTACAGAAACCGTGGCCTTTAAATCTGGTTGTGAGGGTGTCGCAGTGGTCAATTGTTCAGATCCTAGAGTTTTGACGGCAATTCAGAGGTTTAACTTGAAAACTTATAAGGTAATTGCATTTTTGGAGTATCAAACTCCTGTTAATGGATCAAATCCGGATGAGTGTGATGTAGCTTGGAGGTTTAGGAACAAGAAAGAGAAATCTTGGAGGAAGTATAGGGATTTTCGAAGGTTTAAGATGGGTTTTGTGGATGATTGTGCTTACAAAGTGGTTCGTCCAGGGCGCTGGCATTCTGGTGTAAATGCTCGTCGTTCAAGGATCAGACTGAATCCGTCGACTGACAATGAAAAAACTAAAGTTCCGGCAATTATGGATGATGATATCAATGACACGATTCCGGTGTTGGCATCAGATTCTGCTTTTCGTAAGGGAAGGTACTTGTACTATTCGAGGGGTGGGGATTACTGTAAAGGGATGAATCACTATCTGTGGAGCTTTTTGTGTGCTCTGGGTGAAGCCCGGTATTTGAACCGGACATTTGTGATGGATTTGAGTATGTGTTTGGCTTCTACATACACGCAGACCCACAAGGATGAGGAAGGCAAAGATTTTAGATTCTACTTTGATTTTGAACATCTGAAAGAGGTGACTTCGATTGTGGAGGAAGGTGAGTTCCTTAGAGATTGGAAGAGATTGGACAAAAGTCATGGGATGAAAATTCCGGTTAGAAAAGTGGCAAGCTATAAGGTGACACCAATGCAATTAAAGAAAGATAAAAGCACGATCATATGGCGGCAATTTGATACTCCTGAGCCAGAAAACTATTGGTATAGAGTATGTGAAGGTCCAGCAGCTAAATATATTGAGCGACCATGGCAAGCTCTATGGAAATCAAAGCGACTAATGAATATAGTTTCAGCCATTAGTGGGAGCATGGACTGGGATTTTGATGCTGTTCATGTGGTTCGAGGAGAAAAGACACAGAATAAAGAGATGTGGCCTCATTTAGATGCGGACACGTCCCCAGATGCCATTGTTTCTAAACTTCAGGGCATAATTGAACCATGGAGAAATCTATATATTGCCACCAATGAACCCTTCGAGAATTACTTTGATAAGCTGAGATCTCATTACAAAGTTCATTTGCTTGAAGATTACAACCATTTGTGGGGAAATACAAGTGAATGGTACAATGAGACTACTAATCTGAATCGTGGTCAAACGGTTGAGTTCGATGGTTATATGAGAGTGGAAGTGGACACTGAGGTCCTTTATAGATCAAAGACTCGGGTAGAGACATTCTATAACTTGACCAAAGATTGCAAGGATGGAATCAATACATGCGAAACAGGTTGA
- the LOC140971604 gene encoding uncharacterized protein: MPSYAKFLKDILANKRKLEDHMTVNLTENSSALVQNKIPPKLKDPGTLCDLGASINLMPFSVFRKLGLGEPKPTRMSLQLADRSIKYPRGVIEDVLVKVDKFIFPADFVVLDMEEDMEMPLILGRPFLATGKALIDVQEGKLRLRVGEEEFTFDVFNALKHTLHSDSCYRIDAFDAFVSNYVQDALMDPLEATLTTEMGEDELDAEKAEIVA, encoded by the exons atgccGAGTTAcgctaaatttttaaaagacatcTTAGCAAACAAGAGGAAATTGGAGGATCACATGACAGTGAATCTAACCGAAAATAGCTCTGCTTTGGTGCAAAACAAGATCCCACCGAAACtcaaagatccaggga cgttatgtgatcttggtgcaagtatTAACCTCATGCCTTTTTCTGTGTTCAGGAAACTTGGATTGGGAGAACCTAAGCCGACAAGGATGTCTTTACAACTGGCTGACAGATCTATCAAGTATCCAAGAGGAGTGATTGAGGATGTGTTAGTTAAGGTGGACAAATTTATCTTTCCTGCAGATTTTGTGGTGCTCGACATGGAGGAGGATATGGAGATGCCTCTAATTTTGGGGAGACCGTTCCTTGCAACTGGCAAGGCTCTGATTGATGTACAGGAAGGAAAGTTAAGATTGAGAGTGGGAGAAGAGGAGTTTACTTTTGACGTTTTTAATGCACTTAAGCACACACTGCATTCTGATAGTTGTTATAGAATTGATGCGTTTGATGCTTTTGTGTCTAACTATGTGCAGGATGCTCTTATGGACCCTTTGGAGGCCACTCTTACTACCGAGATGGGAGAAGATGAATTGGATGCAGAGAAAGCCGAAATAGTGGCATAA